The DNA region ACGCGTGGCCGCACTGGAACGAGGCGTTCGAGGACCCGGTCGGAGGGAGCGCCTGGACGTTCCGGCAGATCGTCCAGGGGATGATCGACAACTTCCTCGGCAAGGAGAGCCCGCTGCGCTGGCGGCTCAACGACGAGGTGGCGATCCCCGAGCACGTGCACCCGTCGCGCAACCCGGGCCTGGAGCTGACCGGGCCCTGGCACCCGCTCGACATGGCGTTCAACGCGCTCAACAGTCCCGCGCCGATGAACATGCCGGACTTCGAGGACGCCTCGCCGCCGCACTTCCGCCCCGACGGCGCGCCGGCGCGCGAGCCGGTGGGCGTGTTCGCGGCGCTCAAGAACGCGAAGGAGATCTTCGAGGGGCGCTGGTCGGACCGCGCCTACGAGGTCGAGAAGAAGGGGAAGAAGCGCAGCTACCGGATCACGACGCCGCAGGCGAAGTGGCCCACGCGCCTCGCCCGCCCGCCCAGCCTGCACATCCGCTACGACCACGTCACGGTGGACGGCCGGCCCGCGCCGGGCCTGGTGGTGGTCGCGACGCTCTGGGCGCTGAACGGCTACGACGCGCTCACCCGCGCCGGGAGCGGCGCGTACTTCTACATCCCCAAGCTGCAGACGCCGCGCGAGGCGCTCATCGTGGAGCGGCTGCTCTCGCGGCTCGAGGGGATGATGGGCGTGCCCGCCGGCACGCTCAAGGCGAAGATGCTCTACGAGGAGGGGAACGCCGGCCGCCAGCTCCCCGCCATCGTCTGGACGCTGCGGCGCCGGCTGCTCGGCACGAACGTCGGCCGCTGGGACTACCTCGGCAGCCTCATCGAGATGTGGAAGGACGATCCGCAGGGCGTGTTCCCCGACCCGCAGACGATCGGCATGGCGACGCCCGGCATGCTCGCGTACCAGCGCTACAACGCGCTGCTCATGCTGATGGCGGGCATGAAGGACGGCGAGCTGACCCACGCCGCGCCCATCGGCGGCATGGCGGCGGTGATGATCTACCAGGCCGGCGATCCCTACGGCCGCGCCCGCTACAACCCGCTCGCGCTCCGCGCCATGGTGATCGACAAGCTGCGCGAGCGGCTGCTGGGCCTGTTCTTCGTGCCCGACGCGCCGCTGCGGCCCGGCGAGCAGCCCACCCTCGACGCCGTCCTCGGCGGCAAGGTCCGCGGCGCGCTCCACGACGCGTACCGCCAGAGCTGGGTGGCGAGCCCGGAGCCGGAGTACGTCGGCGCCGGCAACGGCCCGCTCCGCGCGCGCGTCGGCGCGCTCCAGGAGCTGCTCGACGCGCCGGTGGAGACCGTGGACGCGGGCGGGAAGCAGGTGCCCACGGTGGCGAGCGGGCTCTCCGACGACGAGCGGGCGCTGTTCCGCTCGCGCGGGCTCGTGGACGCGAACGGGCGCATCACGCCGTTCGTGCTGGCGCGCGAGCAGGTGGACGCGCCGGAGAAGCTGCTCGACCTGGCGCGCTGGGAGGCGATCTACCGGGTGCCGGAAGGCGACGTCACCATCGAGCACGTGCAGCACGCGTTCTACATGGCGGCGAACTACGGCTTCCAGATCCTGAACGGCAACTTCGCCGCCGCCATCGACGACTACGAGCTGAAGCTCCGCTTCATGAACGACCTCGCCACCTACCGCATCAACGTGTCGTGGCTGTGGGCGCTCCTGCGCCACCAGGCGCCCGTCACGAAGGACGGCCACCTGCTCCGCGCCACGCTCACCGGCGACGGCGTGGTGCTCGGCAAGCCCGCCGAGCCGGTGAAGGCCGGGACGCGCCTCGACCGCGCGCTGTTCGAGAAGGTGTACACGTTCCACGGTGAGTGGACGGACGCGTTCTTCGCCGAGCAGGACCGCCGCGGCGAGCCCGCGCGCTTCGACCGCTCCAAGGCGCCCGTCATCATGGAGCTGCTGCACCGCCAGCTCCTCTCCAAGCGCTACATCCAGCACAGCGCCCGCGCGCTGTTCGTGATCGGCGCCGCCCGCCCCGAGGACCGCGCCGGCCTGCTCGACGCCATGTTCGACCTCGAGCGCGCCGAGGTGGCCGCGCGGGTGGAGAAGGGCGCGCTCCCGAACGGCGCGCTGGAGGCGCACGACTACGTGAACGACGTGTTCGGGGGGTAGGACGCGGGGGCGCCGGGCTTGATTCCCGGCGCCTCCATTCCCTAACTATGCGGAAGGATTCGACTTCAGCTCCGGCCGGAGGCTCGTCTCCAAGCCGTCTCCAAGGCTTTCCGCTCGCCCTGAGCGTAGCCCCGCCGAAGGCGGGGCGGAGTCGAAGGGCGCTCCGACCTCATCCTCGACAGGTCTGCGGTCCAGCAGCCGGATCGCCGCGTTCTTGTGCGCCGGCGACAGGTGCATGTACCGCTGCGTCGTCGTGAGGTCCTGGTAGCCGGCGAGTTCCTGAATCGCCTTCGCCGTGGTGCCTCCATGGCGAGGTGCGAGCAGAACATGTGGCGGAAGATGTGGTAGCTGCCGTTCGCCGGCAGCGCTGTGCGCGCTCCATCCAGATCCGGCTGATCACCGAACCCATCCGAGGCTCGAAGCGAGCAAGGGTCGGCGGCTCGATCCGGCGCGCGAAGGCCACACATGACGAGACCCTCCGGAAGCTCTCGAGGTAGGAGCGCGCAGCACGCCGCCTCGGGCGTTCATCGCTGGTTCGCCTTCATCGTTGTGGCGCGATCACCGCCTCCCGCGCCCCCAAACGTGCGGTATAGACGGCCGGGGAGACGTGCTTGGCGACCGTTGATTTCGCATCCGCAGCTACGAGACATCTTGAAGTTCGATTGAGAATGGCGACGCGAGCGATGGCTGCTGCCTCGGTGCTGGCCCTTGCGGGTTGCTCGGACTTCCTGAACATGTGCAGGAACGACGTGCTCGCCGACGTGCACTCACCATCGGGCGAACGTCACGCCGTCGTGTTCCAGCGGGACTGCGGCGCGACGACGGGATTCGGCGTTCAGGTTTCAATTCTTCGGCGTGGCAAGGCCTTGCCGAACGAGGCGGGCAACACCTTCACCGCTGACGCAAACCACGACGCGGGCGTCTCGCTCGACGTTCAGCCGATATGGGAATCGGACCGCGTGCTGCGCCTGACGCACGACGATCGCCTGCGAACGTTCACGCGCGAACGCTCGGTCGCTGGCGTCGAGATCGTGTACCAGCCCTCACCCGCGCGGTAGGCGGCGTGCTGTGCCCGGAACGTGCCCGCGCCCACGGGGCCTCGCGGGCAGGCGGGGGAACGACGGGGCGGCGCATCCGCTCGACGCCCCGGCACTCACCGCGACATCAGTGCAAACACGCCCCAGCCCAGGTATTCGCGGGTGAACGTGGCGTAGCGCTCGGGCGCGACGGTCAGCTCGGCTCGGACCTCCTTCGCGAAGTCATCGTCCGGGTTCGCCTCGAGCCATCGACGCATCGTGAGCCACTTCGCTGCCTCGTACCTGTCCCAGCTGTCGGGGTCGGCCAGCACCATCTCGACGACGTCGTAGCGGAGCTTGTCGAAGGACGCGAGGAGGTCCCGGAGCAGGAGGAAGTCCGAGCTGGAGGCGGCGTGGCATCCCCTGGCGACCTCCTCGGTCGGCGGCAGCTTCAGCCAGTACGGCTCGCCGACGAGGACGATCCCTCCCTGGCGGAGGCTCCTGGCCAGGAGCTCGATGGTGCCGGCGACGCCCCCGCCGATCCAGGTGGCGCCGAGACAGGCTGCCACACCGACCTTGTCGCGGGCGACGTACCCGGCCGCGTCGCCGTGGATGAACTCGACCCGGTCGGCGACGCCCAGCTCGGCGGCGCGGCGCCTCGCCTGCTCGGTGAACAGCTGGCTCATGTCCACGCCGGTGCCGCGGATCCCGTGATCGCGCGCCCACGTGCACAGCATCTCGCCCGAGCCGCTGCCGAGGTCGAGCACCCGCGTCCCCGGCTCCAGCCGGAGCGCCGCGCCGAGCGTGGCGAGCTTCTCCGGCGTGAACGGGTTGTGGATGCGGTGCGCGCTCTCGCTGACGTTGAAGATCCGTGGGATGTCCACTGTTGAGCTCCTTCGCGCTTCGGATGCGCTAGCCTCGGCGTGAGGGTGGTCCGGGGTTGCATCCAGAGGTACCCCGCATGATGCCGCAGCCTGAACCGATCCAGGGACCCGGGATGAGGCTACGTGTCGGCGATCGCGCGCCCGCTGCCGCGCTGGACGACGTCGATGGACGCCGGCTCGAGTGCAGCAGGCCTGGGACGCCGGCGGTGGTGCTGTTCACGCGCTACGTGGGCTGCCCGGTGTGCCAGCTCCACGTCGCGCGGATCGCAGCCGCGATGCCCGAGTTCCGCGCGCGCTCGTGCGGAGTCTGGATGGTGTTCCAGTCCAGCGCGGAGCACCTCCGGGCGGCGATGGCGGAGTGGAGGCCGGGGTTCTCCGCGGTCGCGGATCCGACCGCGCGCCTGTACGACGCGTTCGCGGTCGAGGCGAGCGTCGCGGGTTACCTCGCTCCCCGCTCGCTGCTCGCGCTGGTGCACGCGACGATGGCCGGCAAGCGCCACGGCCGGTTCGAGGGCCGCGAGACGCAGCTGCCGGCGGCGTTCGTGCTCGCTCCGGCCGGGCGGATCGCCTTCGCCCATTTCGGCCGCAGCATCGGGGACGACGCGCCCATCCCTGCGCTGCTCGGCGCCGTGGACTCGACGAACCGCGACGCAAGCGCGCGCACGCCCCCGTGAGTACGATTCTTCACGTCGCGACCCCGCCGCAGCGGCGCCGCATGCCGCAACACATTCCGGAGGCCCGCATGCCCCACCTCGTCTTCGACCTGAACGTCTCCCCGCCCGACGACGCCCGCGCCCGGTTCGGCGAGGAGATCGCCCGCCGGTTCGGCGAGATCATGGACACCGGCACCGACCACGTCGCGGTGCTCGTCCGCGCGCACTCGCGGGGCAGCCTCACGCTGGGCCTCGCGAAGGATACGGCGCGGGGCGTCGCGCTCGCGAGCGCCGACCTCCGCCTCGGCCGGACCAAGGACCAGGAGCGCCGGCTCTGCCTCGCGTTCATGGATGAGCTCGAGCGCTGGTTCGGCGTCCCGAAGGATCAGGTCTACGTCGTCCTGACCCGCCACGACGGGCCCGAATTCCAGCTCGTCGACCGGGTCCTGCCGTCCTGGTCGGCCGGGGAGGATCCCCTGGCGCCCCGGTAGCCGCATCCTTTCGGTGATGCGCCGGCGCGCAGCCCCGCCGTCCCGCCGGCCTGCGGCGGCGGCGTGCGGGTCTCGCACCTGGACGACCTGGGCCGGATCGATCCGGCGACGCCCTACCGCACCGCGCGCAGCGGCCCCGCCTCGCCCCAGCGCTCGGCGAGCGACGCGTCCCGCGCGACGATCTCGGCGGTGTCCCGGGCGATCATGAACTCCTCGTTCGTCGGGATGACGGCCGCCATGGGGCTCGTGCTGCGCGTGATCCGGCCGCCCTGCCCGCGCCCGTGGGCCTCGTTCGCCTTCGGATCCAGCGCGAAGCCCGCGAACGCGAGCAGCCCGATGATCTGCGCGCGCACCTTCGCCTGGTTCTCGCCGATGCCGCCCGTGAACACGAGCGCGTCCACGCGGCCGAGCGACACGAACATGCCGGCCGCCGCCTTCGAGACGGAGTAGCAGAACTTGTCGATGGCGAGTCGGGCGCGCTCGTGGCCCGCCTCGGCGGCCCGCTCCAGCGTCAGCATGTCGTCGGAGAGGCCGGAGATGCCGAGCAGGCCCGAGCCCGCGTTCAGCTTCTCCATCACCTCCTCCATGCTGCAGCTCAGCTGCTTCTTCATGTGCGCGACGATCGACGGATCGATGTTGCCGCTGCGCCTGTCCATGACCACGCCCTCGAGCGGCGTGAGGCCCATGGTCGTGTCCATGCTCTGCCCGTTCCGCACCGCCGCGAGCGAGCACCCCTTGCCGAGGTGCGCGGTCACGATGGCGTGATCCTCGGGGTCGAGCCCGAGCTGCTTCACGGCCAGCTCGGAGACGTAGCGGTGGCTGGTGCCGTGGAACCCGTAGCGCCGGACCTCGTGCTCGACGAACCACGCGTACGGGACCGCGTAGAGGTACGACCGCGGCGGCATGGTCTGGTGGAAGGCGGTGTCGAACACGGCCACCTGGGGCAACTCGGGGAAGAGCTGCTGCGCCACCTCGATCCCGCGGACGTTGGACGGGTTGTGCAGCGGGCCGAGCGGGATGCACTCCTTGATCTTCGCGATCACCTCCGGGGTGATCAGGATCGACCCGGAGAACTTCGCGCCGCCGTGGACGACGCGGTGGCCGATGCCGAGCAGCCCCTCTGCGAGCCCCAGCTCGCGCAGCAGCGTGTGGGCCGTGCGCAGCGCGGCGTCGATCCCCTCGCCCGGCACGGTGCGCCGCTCCGCGCGGCCCTCGTGCTCGAGCTCGAGCGCCGACTGCCCGCTCCCGAGCGGCTCCACCCTCCCGGAGACGTGGACGTGACCGTTCGACGCGTGGACGACGGCGAACTTGGTCGTGGCGCTGCCACAGTTCAGGACGAGGACGTTCATGGAGGC from Anaeromyxobacter dehalogenans 2CP-C includes:
- a CDS encoding acetate/propionate family kinase; translation: MNVLVLNCGSATTKFAVVHASNGHVHVSGRVEPLGSGQSALELEHEGRAERRTVPGEGIDAALRTAHTLLRELGLAEGLLGIGHRVVHGGAKFSGSILITPEVIAKIKECIPLGPLHNPSNVRGIEVAQQLFPELPQVAVFDTAFHQTMPPRSYLYAVPYAWFVEHEVRRYGFHGTSHRYVSELAVKQLGLDPEDHAIVTAHLGKGCSLAAVRNGQSMDTTMGLTPLEGVVMDRRSGNIDPSIVAHMKKQLSCSMEEVMEKLNAGSGLLGISGLSDDMLTLERAAEAGHERARLAIDKFCYSVSKAAAGMFVSLGRVDALVFTGGIGENQAKVRAQIIGLLAFAGFALDPKANEAHGRGQGGRITRSTSPMAAVIPTNEEFMIARDTAEIVARDASLAERWGEAGPLRAVR
- a CDS encoding SAM-dependent methyltransferase; this encodes MDIPRIFNVSESAHRIHNPFTPEKLATLGAALRLEPGTRVLDLGSGSGEMLCTWARDHGIRGTGVDMSQLFTEQARRRAAELGVADRVEFIHGDAAGYVARDKVGVAACLGATWIGGGVAGTIELLARSLRQGGIVLVGEPYWLKLPPTEEVARGCHAASSSDFLLLRDLLASFDKLRYDVVEMVLADPDSWDRYEAAKWLTMRRWLEANPDDDFAKEVRAELTVAPERYATFTREYLGWGVFALMSR
- a CDS encoding malate synthase, with translation MIRADILEQFPELFGRKRVNGRELDVDATIETLTRELEPEIEAALTARGALLRSPEPVATKYAWPHWNEAFEDPVGGSAWTFRQIVQGMIDNFLGKESPLRWRLNDEVAIPEHVHPSRNPGLELTGPWHPLDMAFNALNSPAPMNMPDFEDASPPHFRPDGAPAREPVGVFAALKNAKEIFEGRWSDRAYEVEKKGKKRSYRITTPQAKWPTRLARPPSLHIRYDHVTVDGRPAPGLVVVATLWALNGYDALTRAGSGAYFYIPKLQTPREALIVERLLSRLEGMMGVPAGTLKAKMLYEEGNAGRQLPAIVWTLRRRLLGTNVGRWDYLGSLIEMWKDDPQGVFPDPQTIGMATPGMLAYQRYNALLMLMAGMKDGELTHAAPIGGMAAVMIYQAGDPYGRARYNPLALRAMVIDKLRERLLGLFFVPDAPLRPGEQPTLDAVLGGKVRGALHDAYRQSWVASPEPEYVGAGNGPLRARVGALQELLDAPVETVDAGGKQVPTVASGLSDDERALFRSRGLVDANGRITPFVLAREQVDAPEKLLDLARWEAIYRVPEGDVTIEHVQHAFYMAANYGFQILNGNFAAAIDDYELKLRFMNDLATYRINVSWLWALLRHQAPVTKDGHLLRATLTGDGVVLGKPAEPVKAGTRLDRALFEKVYTFHGEWTDAFFAEQDRRGEPARFDRSKAPVIMELLHRQLLSKRYIQHSARALFVIGAARPEDRAGLLDAMFDLERAEVAARVEKGALPNGALEAHDYVNDVFGG
- a CDS encoding peroxiredoxin-like family protein, with translation MRLRVGDRAPAAALDDVDGRRLECSRPGTPAVVLFTRYVGCPVCQLHVARIAAAMPEFRARSCGVWMVFQSSAEHLRAAMAEWRPGFSAVADPTARLYDAFAVEASVAGYLAPRSLLALVHATMAGKRHGRFEGRETQLPAAFVLAPAGRIAFAHFGRSIGDDAPIPALLGAVDSTNRDASARTPP